A portion of the Cryptomeria japonica chromosome 5, Sugi_1.0, whole genome shotgun sequence genome contains these proteins:
- the LOC131055467 gene encoding ent-kaurenoic acid oxidase 2 translates to MDAMWAVGLGLGLLPLVIWVLRSFNEWRYCYPHLTFKNGRKLPPGHLGWPIIGELVDFLWCFKFAKRPDDFIWNRIARYGDTGVYRSHLFGSPAIITCSPEANKFMTGGTESGSLIAGWPSPQVIGTSSIAMVEGAQHKRIRRYLMEAINSPESLKRMFITLQPSLREALKNWALKGTIAAFHEVNEVQFSNICRLLFSFQSAPMLKEMRRIYTGLVAGLRAQPINLPGTAFHSAVKCRKKLSAMILSEMHDRRANKSNIKEDFLQNLMDSVDSNGEKLNDEEILDNMVSLILAGYASTSLSMTWALYYLAKYPSVLHKLREENRLIREKKGKDEHLIYEDIKDMTYTSKVIDEVVRVSHVSSFVFRTVAKDIEFNGYIFPKGWKVIIWLRSNHVDPRYFENPLEFKPERWDGPKPKAGAYYAFGSGPRLCPGSNLAKMQLFMFLHLVSNDYKWELENPNSKIKHLPHSMVVDGAKMKFSHI, encoded by the exons ATGGATGCAATGTGGGCAGTGGGACTCGGACTGGGTCTTCTCCCACTGGTCATATGGGTGCTGAGATCCTTCAATGAATGGAGATACTGTTACCCACATTTAACCTTCAAGAATGGCAGAAAGCTTCCTCCTGGTCATTTgggttggcctatcattggagagTTGGTGGACTTTCTATGGTGTTTCAAGTTTGCAAAGAGGCCTGATGATTTCATATGGAATAGAATTGCAAG ATATGGAGACACTGGGGTTTACAGATCCCATTTATTTGGGTCACCTGCTATCATAACATGTTCTCCAGAGGCCAACAAATTTATGACAGGAGGTACAGAGAGTGGCAGTTTAATTGCCGGATGGCCTTCTCCTCAGGTAATAGGGACTAGTTCAATTGCCATGGTGGAAGGTGCTCAGCATAAACGTATTAGGCGTTATCTGATGGAAGCCATCAACAGTCCAGAATCATTAAAGAGGATGTTCATAACCTTACAGCCCTCATTAAGAGAAGCCCTTAAAAATTGGGCCCTCAAGGGTACAATCGCTGCTTTTCATGAAGTCAATGAG GTGCAATTTAGCAATATATGTAGATTGCTGTTCAGTTTTCAAAGTGCTCCAATGTTAAAAGAGATGAGAAGGATTTACACAGGACTTGTGGCTGGACTTAGAGCTCAACCCATTAACTTGCCAGGCACTGCATTCCACTCTGCTGTCAAG TGTAGAAAGAAACTGTCAGCAATGATATTATCTGAAATGCATGATAGAAGGGCAAATAAGAGCAACATTAAAGAGGACTTccttcaaaatttgatggactcaGTGGACTCCAATGgagaaaagttgaatgatgaggaAATTTTGGATAATATGGTGTCACTTATCTTGGCTGGTTATGCATCCACATCTCTTTCAATGACTTGGGCCCTTTATTATTTGGCAAAATATCCCTCTGTTCTCCATAAACTAAGG gaGGAAAATAGACTGatcagagagaagaaaggaaaagatGAGCACCTAATCTATGAAGATATTAAAGACATGACTTATACTTCAAAG GTGATTGATGAAGTAGTTAGGGTTTCTCATGTATCATCTTTTGTATTTCGGACTGTGGCAAAAGACATAGAATTCAATG GTTACATATTTCCAAAGGGATGGAAGGTCATAATTTGGTTGCGATCTAATCATGTTGATCCTCGATATTTTGAGAACCCTCTAGAGTTCAAACCTGAAAGATGGGAT GGGCCTAAGCCAAAGGCAGGAGCATATTATGCATTTGGTTCTGGTCCTAGATTGTGCCCAGGAAGCAATCTTGCTAAAATGCAATTATTCATGTTTTTACATCTTGTATCCAATGACTACAA GTGGGAGCTCGAAAATCCAAATTCTAAGATAAAGCATCTACCACATTCAATGGTCGTAGATGGTGCAAAAATGAAATTCAGCCATATTTAG